From the Tachyglossus aculeatus isolate mTacAcu1 chromosome 21, mTacAcu1.pri, whole genome shotgun sequence genome, one window contains:
- the DOC2A gene encoding double C2-like domain-containing protein alpha, whose product MRGRRGDRMTINIQEHMAINVCPGPIRPIRQISDYFPRPGPEAGGGDPPAQLSPGAGATAGLASLALVPAGGLRGAGAPEEGAEVDSYDSDDTTTLGTLEFDLLYDQASCTLHCSILRAKGLKPMDFNGLADPYVKLHLLPGACKANKLKTKTQRNTLNPVWNEDLMYRGITDEDITRKVLRIAVCDEDKLSHNEFIGETRVPLRRLKPAQKKHFNICLERQAPLASPSSMSAALRGISCYLKELERAEQGQGLLEERGRILLSLTYSSQQPRGLLVGIVRCAHLAAMDVNGYSDPYVKTYLRPDVEKKSKHKTAVKKKTLNPEFNEEFFYEMELPALATKTLEITVWDYDIGKSNDFIGGVSLGPGSQGEALKHWGECLRRPDTALEHWHTLTSELPPAAASYSA is encoded by the exons atgAGGGGCCGGAGGGGTGACCGGATGACCATCAACATTCAGGAGCACATGGCCATCAACGTCTGTCCGGGACCCATCCGGCCTATCCGCCAGATTTCGGACTATTTCCCCCGGCCGGGCCCCGAGGCGGGCGGGGGCGACCCTCCGGCCCAGCTCTCCCCAGGAGCGGGGGCCACGGCGGGGCTCGcgtccctggccctggtccctgcgGGAGGACTTCGGGGAGCGGGGGCTCCGGAGGAGGGGGCCGAAGTGGACAGCTACGACTCGGATGacacca CTACCCTGGGGACCCTGGAGTTTGACCTGCTGTACGATCAGGCCTCCTGCACTCTGCACTGCAGCATCCTCAGGGCCAAG GGTCTCAAACCCATGGACTTCAACGGCCTAGCTGACCCCTATGTCAAACTGCATCTCCTACCAGGGGCTTGCAAG GCGAACAAGCTGAAGACCAAGACGCAGAGGAACACGCTGAACCCCGTGTGGAATGAGGACCTGATGTATCGGGGCATCACGGATGAGGATATTACCCGCAAGGTGCTCAG gatcgcggTGTGTGACGAGGATAAGCTGAGCCACAACGAGTTTATTGGGGAGACCCGTGTCCCCCTGAGGCGCCTCAAACCCGCGCAGAAGAAGCATTTCAACATTTGCCTGGAGCGGCAGGCCCCG CTGGCCTCCCCTTCGTCCATGTCAGCCGCCTTGCGAGGCATTTCCTGCTACCTGAAAGAG CTGGAGCGAGCGGAGCAGGGCCAGGGCCTGCTGGAGGAGCGGGGCCGCATCCTGCTCAGCCTGACCTACAGCTCTCAGCAGCCGCGGGGGTTGCTGGTGGGCATCGTGCGCTGTGCCCACCTGGCAGCCATGGACGTCAACGGCTACTCTGACCCCTACGTCAAGAC GTATCTGAGACCTGATGTGGAGAAAAAATCAAAGCACAAAACAGCGGTGAAGAAGAAAACCCTGAATCCTGAATTCAATGAG GAGTTTTTCTATGAGATGGAGCTTCCAGCTCTGGCCACCAAGACCCTGGAGATAACCGTCTGGGACTACGACATTGGCAAATCCAACGACTTCATCG GCGGGGTGTCTCTAGGCCCCGGCTCCCAAGGCGAGGcgttgaagcactggggagagtgtcTGCGGCGGCCGGACACGGCGTTGGAGCACTGGCACACCCTGACCAGCGAgctgccccccgccgccgcctcctacTCCGCCTGA